The Heptranchias perlo isolate sHepPer1 chromosome 17, sHepPer1.hap1, whole genome shotgun sequence genome has a segment encoding these proteins:
- the LOC137333929 gene encoding putative nuclease HARBI1, giving the protein MTVLNFIASGSFQGTTGDISRVSQSSAHKCIRQVMDGLFTRESDYVNFPCDNISQNELAVGFASLAGFQWVQDTIDCTHVAIQRPPPEPGVFINQKGYHSINAQLEYDHRKISADLFKTGDRLKGWFIRDEGCPLQTWLMTPVRNPTNEAQERYNQSDMTIRCVSEQVIGMLKMCFRCLDRSGGALQYSPARVSSIIMMCCVLHNIAQQRGLQVEDVERAHQASSAAGNIEEEEEDERDEE; this is encoded by the exons ATGACTGTCCTCAATTTcattgcctctgggtccttccagggcaccactggtgacatctccagggtgtctcaatcatctgcacataaatgtataaggcaggtgatggatgggttgtttacGAGGGAGTCCGATTACGTGAACTTCCCCtgcgacaacatcagccagaatgagctggcagtgggtttcgcctctctggctggcttccaatGGGTGCAGGacacaatcgattgcacacatgtgGCAATCCAAAGACCACCACctgagccaggagtcttcataaaccaaaagggctatcactccatcaatgcacagctggagtATGACCACAggaagatttctgcag acctcttcaaaacaggagacagacttaagggctggttcaTTAGAGACGAGGGATGCCCcctgcaaacatggctcatgacacctgtgaggaaccccaccaatgaggcacaagagcGATACAACCAAAGCGACATGACTATCAGGTGTGTCAGTGAGCAAGtcatcggcatgttgaagatgtgcttcaggtgcctagataggtctggaggagcccttcagtactcgccagcaagGGTCTCCAGTATAATCAtgatgtgctgcgtcctgcacaacatagcgcagcagagaggtttacaggtggAGGATGTCGAACgcgctcatcaagcatcctctgctgctggcaacattgaagaagaggaagaggatgagagggatgaggagtag